Proteins encoded by one window of Cloeon dipterum chromosome 2, ieCloDipt1.1, whole genome shotgun sequence:
- the LOC135936537 gene encoding protein boule-like isoform X2 has protein sequence MTSTPNSTVEASTTSSSPSSCMASNNNAPKYGTRIPNRVFVGGLSGETTEAEMKELFSSYGEVTSIKIIQDRAGVSKGYGFVTFENEEQARNLLRHTEVYLKSRKLNIAPAIKKFDVNMTFQTPFPRTFDTASPSIPNGSVYFTPTGYPFTFQSNGVSYYNPAAMALAQQQQQQLDAYNAAAAATFVQQQQQQQQQQQQQQQQQQSQQAAAPNASAAATAAAQAAQASFYNYMYPAAAQAVYAPQQYYQNVPQTQSPQQTQSMAPIYAYPAATAYNMPFALVSLAANGVDPLAYHDYGLAQDFSADNHMCVAKENQLSCDGDMPQYLPMIDTMASQAPIMLPLGAELQSGATYSPLCTVMPPWSPATPPPNYPSRATTPSSTCGSVKKHHTYERSNGNGYRGNSKVARRGGGGGGYRGRGRVGPAGDSAARNTINNNSRDVPSRMNGVPRHQHKSELYTPGAEPAPIEAESKAKDAAEDKPAQVAAMMQSLEISH, from the exons ATG ACTTCGACGCCAAACAGTACAGTCGAGGCTTCGACTACCTCCTCTTCACCTTCCTCGTGCATGGCCTCAAACAACAACGCCCCCAAGTATGGCACCAGGATCCCGAACCGCGTTTTCGTGGGCGGCCTGTCCGGCGAGACGACAGAGGCGGAGATGAAGGAGCTCTTCTCGAGCTACGGTGAAGTCACCTCCATCAAGATCATTCAGGACAGGGCCGGCGTGTCCAAGGGTTACGGGTTCGTCACCTTCGAGAACGAGGAGCAGGCGCGCAACCTGCTCAGGCATACAGAGGTCTACCTCAAGTCGAGGAAGCTGAACATCGCCCCAGCCATAAAGAAA TTTGATGTCAACATGACGTTCCAAACACCCTTCCCCCGCACTTTTGACACAGCCTCGCCGAGCATCCCGAACGGCTCCGTCTACTTCACCCCTACCGGCTACCCCTTCACCTTCCAAAGCAACGGCGTAAGCTACTACAACCCGGCCGCGATGGCCcttgcacagcagcagcagcagcagctcgatGCGTACAacgccgcggcggcggccaccttcgtccagcagcagcaacagcagcagcagcagcaacaacaacagcagcagcagcagcagtcgcaGCAGGCGGCCGCGCCCAACGCTAGTGCGGCGGCCACGGCCGCGGCGCAAGCGGCGCAGGCCTCATTCTACAACTACATGTACCCCGCCGCCGCCCAGGCGGTCTACGCGCCACAGCAGTACTACCAAAACGTGCCG CAGACCCAGTCGCCCCAGCAGACGCAGTCGATGGCTCCAATCTACGCCTACCCGGCGGCAACGGCCTACAACATGCCCTTCGCTCTCGTGTCGCTCGCGGCCAACGGAGTCGATCCTCTCGCCTACCACGATTACGGCCTAGCGCAAGACTTCTCTGCAGACAATCATATGTGTGTCGCCAAAGAGAATCAG CTCTCCTGCGATGGAGACATGCCTCAATACTTGCCGATGATCGACACCATGGCCTCGCAGGCGCCCATCATGCTGCCCCTCGGCGCCGAGCTACAATCAGGTGCCACCTATTCGCCGCTGTGCACGGTGATGCCGCCGTGGAGCCCTGCAACGCCGCCACCCAACTACCCGTCGAGGGCGACGACCCCGTCGTCGACCTGCGGTAGTGTCAAGAAGCATCACACCTACGAGCGCAGCAACGGTAACGGCTACCGCGGCAACAGCAAGGTGGCTCGCAGGGGCGGAGGTGGCGGTGGCTACCGGGGCAGGGGCCGAGTGGGTCCGGCGGGTGACTCTGCGGCCAGGAACACCATAAACAACAACAGCCGCGATGTGCCGTCGCGGATGAACGGCGTGCCGCGCCACCAACACAAGTCTGAGCTGTACACGCCGGGCGCCGAGCCGGCCCCGATAGAGGCCGAGTCCAAGGCCAAAGACGCTGCCGAGGACAAGCCTGCTCAGGTGGCTGCGATGATGCAGTCGCTCGAGATATCCCACTAG
- the LOC135936537 gene encoding protein boule-like isoform X3 encodes MTSTPNSTVEASTTSSSPSSCMASNNNAPKYGTRIPNRVFVGGLSGETTEAEMKELFSSYGEVTSIKIIQDRAGVSKGYGFVTFENEEQARNLLRHTEVYLKSRKLNIAPAIKKFDVNMTFQTPFPRTFDTASPSIPNGSVYFTPTGYPFTFQSNGVSYYNPAAMALAQQQQQQLDAYNAAAAATFVQQQQQQQQQQQQQQQQQQSQQAAAPNASAAATAAAQAAQASFYNYMYPAAAQAVYAPQQYYQNVPTQSPQQTQSMAPIYAYPAATAYNMPFALVSLAANGVDPLAYHDYGLAQDFSADNHMCVAKENQLSCDGDMPQYLPMIDTMASQAPIMLPLGAELQSGATYSPLCTVMPPWSPATPPPNYPSRATTPSSTCGSVKKHHTYERSNGNGYRGNSKVARRGGGGGGYRGRGRVGPAGDSAARNTINNNSRDVPSRMNGVPRHQHKSELYTPGAEPAPIEAESKAKDAAEDKPAQVAAMMQSLEISH; translated from the exons ATG ACTTCGACGCCAAACAGTACAGTCGAGGCTTCGACTACCTCCTCTTCACCTTCCTCGTGCATGGCCTCAAACAACAACGCCCCCAAGTATGGCACCAGGATCCCGAACCGCGTTTTCGTGGGCGGCCTGTCCGGCGAGACGACAGAGGCGGAGATGAAGGAGCTCTTCTCGAGCTACGGTGAAGTCACCTCCATCAAGATCATTCAGGACAGGGCCGGCGTGTCCAAGGGTTACGGGTTCGTCACCTTCGAGAACGAGGAGCAGGCGCGCAACCTGCTCAGGCATACAGAGGTCTACCTCAAGTCGAGGAAGCTGAACATCGCCCCAGCCATAAAGAAA TTTGATGTCAACATGACGTTCCAAACACCCTTCCCCCGCACTTTTGACACAGCCTCGCCGAGCATCCCGAACGGCTCCGTCTACTTCACCCCTACCGGCTACCCCTTCACCTTCCAAAGCAACGGCGTAAGCTACTACAACCCGGCCGCGATGGCCcttgcacagcagcagcagcagcagctcgatGCGTACAacgccgcggcggcggccaccttcgtccagcagcagcaacagcagcagcagcagcaacaacaacagcagcagcagcagcagtcgcaGCAGGCGGCCGCGCCCAACGCTAGTGCGGCGGCCACGGCCGCGGCGCAAGCGGCGCAGGCCTCATTCTACAACTACATGTACCCCGCCGCCGCCCAGGCGGTCTACGCGCCACAGCAGTACTACCAAAACGTGCCG ACCCAGTCGCCCCAGCAGACGCAGTCGATGGCTCCAATCTACGCCTACCCGGCGGCAACGGCCTACAACATGCCCTTCGCTCTCGTGTCGCTCGCGGCCAACGGAGTCGATCCTCTCGCCTACCACGATTACGGCCTAGCGCAAGACTTCTCTGCAGACAATCATATGTGTGTCGCCAAAGAGAATCAG CTCTCCTGCGATGGAGACATGCCTCAATACTTGCCGATGATCGACACCATGGCCTCGCAGGCGCCCATCATGCTGCCCCTCGGCGCCGAGCTACAATCAGGTGCCACCTATTCGCCGCTGTGCACGGTGATGCCGCCGTGGAGCCCTGCAACGCCGCCACCCAACTACCCGTCGAGGGCGACGACCCCGTCGTCGACCTGCGGTAGTGTCAAGAAGCATCACACCTACGAGCGCAGCAACGGTAACGGCTACCGCGGCAACAGCAAGGTGGCTCGCAGGGGCGGAGGTGGCGGTGGCTACCGGGGCAGGGGCCGAGTGGGTCCGGCGGGTGACTCTGCGGCCAGGAACACCATAAACAACAACAGCCGCGATGTGCCGTCGCGGATGAACGGCGTGCCGCGCCACCAACACAAGTCTGAGCTGTACACGCCGGGCGCCGAGCCGGCCCCGATAGAGGCCGAGTCCAAGGCCAAAGACGCTGCCGAGGACAAGCCTGCTCAGGTGGCTGCGATGATGCAGTCGCTCGAGATATCCCACTAG
- the LOC135936537 gene encoding probable serine/threonine-protein kinase DDB_G0277071 isoform X1, with protein sequence MTSTPNSTVEASTTSSSPSSCMASNNNAPKYGTRIPNRVFVGGLSGETTEAEMKELFSSYGEVTSIKIIQDRAGVSKGYGFVTFENEEQARNLLRHTEVYLKSRKLNIAPAIKKFDVNMTFQTPFPRTFDTASPSIPNGSVYFTPTGYPFTFQSNGVSYYNPAAMALAQQQQQQLDAYNAAAAATFVQQQQQQQQQQQQQQQQQQSQQAAAPNASAAATAAAQAAQASFYNYMYPAAAQAVYAPQQYYQNVPPQAPQAVLCTENSSTSALLLHPPLVTLDSVAPATTETPTSHHHLSSPLQQTQSPQQTQSMAPIYAYPAATAYNMPFALVSLAANGVDPLAYHDYGLAQDFSADNHMCVAKENQLSCDGDMPQYLPMIDTMASQAPIMLPLGAELQSGATYSPLCTVMPPWSPATPPPNYPSRATTPSSTCGSVKKHHTYERSNGNGYRGNSKVARRGGGGGGYRGRGRVGPAGDSAARNTINNNSRDVPSRMNGVPRHQHKSELYTPGAEPAPIEAESKAKDAAEDKPAQVAAMMQSLEISH encoded by the exons ATG ACTTCGACGCCAAACAGTACAGTCGAGGCTTCGACTACCTCCTCTTCACCTTCCTCGTGCATGGCCTCAAACAACAACGCCCCCAAGTATGGCACCAGGATCCCGAACCGCGTTTTCGTGGGCGGCCTGTCCGGCGAGACGACAGAGGCGGAGATGAAGGAGCTCTTCTCGAGCTACGGTGAAGTCACCTCCATCAAGATCATTCAGGACAGGGCCGGCGTGTCCAAGGGTTACGGGTTCGTCACCTTCGAGAACGAGGAGCAGGCGCGCAACCTGCTCAGGCATACAGAGGTCTACCTCAAGTCGAGGAAGCTGAACATCGCCCCAGCCATAAAGAAA TTTGATGTCAACATGACGTTCCAAACACCCTTCCCCCGCACTTTTGACACAGCCTCGCCGAGCATCCCGAACGGCTCCGTCTACTTCACCCCTACCGGCTACCCCTTCACCTTCCAAAGCAACGGCGTAAGCTACTACAACCCGGCCGCGATGGCCcttgcacagcagcagcagcagcagctcgatGCGTACAacgccgcggcggcggccaccttcgtccagcagcagcaacagcagcagcagcagcaacaacaacagcagcagcagcagcagtcgcaGCAGGCGGCCGCGCCCAACGCTAGTGCGGCGGCCACGGCCGCGGCGCAAGCGGCGCAGGCCTCATTCTACAACTACATGTACCCCGCCGCCGCCCAGGCGGTCTACGCGCCACAGCAGTACTACCAAAACGTGCCG CCCCAAGCACCACAGGCCGTCCTGTGCACAGAAAACTCCTCCACTTCCGCTCTGCTCTTGCACCCTCCTCTGGTAACACTAGACTCTGTGGCTCCTGCCACCACCGAAACACCCACCTCCCATCATCACCTCTCCTCTCCGCTCCAGCAGACCCAGTCGCCCCAGCAGACGCAGTCGATGGCTCCAATCTACGCCTACCCGGCGGCAACGGCCTACAACATGCCCTTCGCTCTCGTGTCGCTCGCGGCCAACGGAGTCGATCCTCTCGCCTACCACGATTACGGCCTAGCGCAAGACTTCTCTGCAGACAATCATATGTGTGTCGCCAAAGAGAATCAG CTCTCCTGCGATGGAGACATGCCTCAATACTTGCCGATGATCGACACCATGGCCTCGCAGGCGCCCATCATGCTGCCCCTCGGCGCCGAGCTACAATCAGGTGCCACCTATTCGCCGCTGTGCACGGTGATGCCGCCGTGGAGCCCTGCAACGCCGCCACCCAACTACCCGTCGAGGGCGACGACCCCGTCGTCGACCTGCGGTAGTGTCAAGAAGCATCACACCTACGAGCGCAGCAACGGTAACGGCTACCGCGGCAACAGCAAGGTGGCTCGCAGGGGCGGAGGTGGCGGTGGCTACCGGGGCAGGGGCCGAGTGGGTCCGGCGGGTGACTCTGCGGCCAGGAACACCATAAACAACAACAGCCGCGATGTGCCGTCGCGGATGAACGGCGTGCCGCGCCACCAACACAAGTCTGAGCTGTACACGCCGGGCGCCGAGCCGGCCCCGATAGAGGCCGAGTCCAAGGCCAAAGACGCTGCCGAGGACAAGCCTGCTCAGGTGGCTGCGATGATGCAGTCGCTCGAGATATCCCACTAG